Part of the Xiphophorus couchianus chromosome 2, X_couchianus-1.0, whole genome shotgun sequence genome, GGTGCACTGCAACAGCCAGCCCTGTATGATGGACTGAAGGATCAAAAATCTCATAAAcaatggttaaaataaaaagagacgTAATTGTGAACACAATTCGGCGGGCATAAACTCCTATGGGCTCATAGATAAGGATGGAATataacaattacatttttgagtCCTCCTTTAAGTCAAATATATGGCagttaatacaaataaaaaaaaatacactaaatttggattttctttttgtaaatttacGACAATGCTGataaaaaatgccaaaaaaaaaagtattcagtTCATAGTCAGTTAATCATGATTCCAATACCGAGTTTAGATTTTACTCATCACGACTGAAAGCCCCTGGGAAAGACAGGAAAACATTAACCGGCTGATTTTCCTCATTCGGTGGCCTGCTGGCACCGCCTGTCTCTCCTACCACCATAAAACGTCTGAAATGAATCAACCTGAGCAccacagacataaaaataactACCTTCACCTCTACTGCTACAAAGCCAATTCTTTTTTAATTCGTACAGAAACATGAGAACATTATGGTATTAATAGAAGCGCTGCTTTGtgtgtggaaaacaaaaaaaataaaagaagagtgAAAGTAATAAAAGAAGGGGAGGGGCACTATGTGCTAACAAGTGTCCAGGCACTTCACAGTCAGAAAAACACCTGGCACAGCGCGTCGGATCAAAACTACAGTATGACAgtcaagggggaaaaaaacaaacaaaaaaaaaactacaatcaTGCACGGATAAAACTGGCCACTCCGCTCCACACTCGTTTCTACATATACGGGTTAGAtgcacacaaagacacaaacgatttacagattaaaatcaacatttaagtCGTCTCTTCTGACTGTCGAGCAACAGCGTTATTCAGAAGCTACTGTTTTGAGGAACTCTCCCCCCTGCTGTGGCGGGAGAAAAGTTGGAGTCTGGTAAAATGAAGTCTGTCGTTCCAATTaaaactttgtctttttgtccaAACGTGACAGGAGAAAAGGGGGAGTGGCCTGCTGTTGGAGTTGTGGCGCGCTGTGGCATGGGAGGTGATCCGGGCATGGTGGCAAGCTGCTGACGGTCCTTTAGTTGTCGGGGCTGCTGATGGCGGCGGCGGTGCTGCCGCCGATGCCAAGGTAGTTGGCTGCTGTCTCCACAGCACTTTGGACCGGGACAACGACGGCATCTAGGAGGCCTTTCAGGACGTCGATCTGATCCGAACTGAGGTTCTGGTACGCATAGTATAGGGAACCAACCACCACAATGAGGAGCAGGAGTTTGATCAGCAGGGAGAGGAAACCTCGTCTGGGCGGGGCTTTGCTGGAGGAGGTggagctgattggctgagaaTACATCTCGGTGTAGCTGCGGCTCTCTGTGTGAACAGTGCGCTGCACACGAGACTCGTCCAGCCAGTAATCGCTGGGTTTTAATGGCCGACCGGCTGCCCCTCTGATTGGACGCCTGCAGGTTGCACTGCACccaaaataaatacaccaataaaagatcaacttttaaatgaattaGCTGATTAACTGAAACACTAATTGATTGGTttaatggcaaaaaaataagaCTGACCTGCAACTAAAAACTCTGAGACTATTGACCATGTTTTCAGAACTTCTTCCACTACTGCTActctccaatttgcataatttgctgttgtttcaacagttaactttatgttttctcttaGTTGTCTTTCTTTCCATAGACGCTACATCTGGTCTGGCGTTACGTTTGGCTGTGATTCCTTCCTGGAGGAGCATCAGCTGAGATAACGCTGCTTTCAACTAATCGTTCTCCTCTCCTACTTACTTTTTATCTTCATGGACATAGAAAGTACTCCTACATCAGTTCatccatttctttttgtgtatctgctctgtcttcttAAATCCCCAGTTGTACTCagccaggttctggttttgctgcatttttcttcctgttaaagtgGAATTTTCTCCTTTCCGCTGTTGCTACATGCTCGGCATGAGGGACTGCTATAAAGTCAAAGATGACGCAAGCCATTGTCGCTACGTGCTTGTCCATGACGAGTGAAAGCTGAAAATCAGCGGCTCGATGTAATCTCTTGGGTTTCTTagataaaaactttttcaactactttgaataattagcTGAACTTCCTGCACAGTTTCACAACTAGGATGAACTGGAATGCATGTGTGATTGAATCGGTAAAGTGTCTTGAGATGAcgctgtataaataaaactgaaactgaacagCAAAAGTAAACCTATAACATAAAACGTAACCTCAATAGTTACCTGATGCCTGTGGGTGTGTTTATTTCATTGGCAAGGATATCTTCAACCACACTCTTGCTGGCTTTCTTTGGAGTCTCTTCAGTGATGGCCTCTTCTACAACCTGCCGGTGTAGCATCAAACATTCTCAAACAAACTCACACCAACATGCGACCGTTCACATTAACTAAATGGAAAAGCGCGACTCGCCTTGGTTTGTcgtctgctgctggttctgactgTGACAggagtttttcctctgctcCTTACAGGCTTCTCAACCACAGgaaccggttctggttcagtGGGAATGATCTCTTCTGAATGAGAAGGAAACGAACCACACACTTATTTAAAGGTCTATATAAGAATACTAAATGTGTGCTACTGGCTATTTTGCCCCAATAAACCTATTCatgtctaaaatatatatataaattacaaGGGAAGTGATCAGTGCTCACCATCTTCTTTGTCACTGTAGTGGTCAGAGTTTGTGTTGCCGTTCTGGTTGCTGTCTGCTTTGGGGAGAGTTGTGACGTCTGTAGGAGCTGCAGGTTCAGCCGCATGCTCATCCAGAAGCTTCTGCAGCTTCTTCTCGTACACCTTACGGGTCGAAGCTGAGAAGACAAGAGAAATGCTTTTTCTCCAAAGAGGACAATTGGATGTTCTGCTTCAGGGAGCGATAGCTGCAAGCATGTCCAGTCAAAACCGGCTGATCTGTCATCACTATTGTTTTGAGTTTCGGTCTTTGGAAAGAAACAATTGATATCTACTTTCGTTTTCATTTTCCGTCAGATTTGAATACAGAATTTGAAGCCATATCCGTCATTAACTCCACCCAGGTTAATTAGAAAGAAGCAACGAGTGCAAACAGATATTTTATGCGACAATAGCAGGATTGTAAAATAGCTTTTACAATCTTCTATTATTGACCCAGAACCGTTAGATTGAGACAACTTTTTTCCAATTTCTAAAGACAAACTAAGGACATTTTCCCAATTGTCAACAGCTTCCATTTTCAGTTCAATAACCATTTTacacaaatcacatttttacacatcaTTTTAAGTGAAGCCAATCACAAAGGGTAGTTTTATTACcctattttatttcatttattaaataatttgaacaCTACGGTGACatttatccattttttattcataaaagtcCTCTTGATATCCATCTACTTAAagactttcacattttttaaaactaaagtcATAACCT contains:
- the tmpob gene encoding thymopoietin b isoform X1 — encoded protein: MAEFLEDPSVLTKDKLKNELTAHNVPLPSGDQKKEVYVQLYLKNLTIQNNKNSPPLDTFSSDEELPTPVVSNRSRSGRKATKKTDKPRTEEVEVTELTDEDLKQQLAKHGVDTGPIVASTRKVYEKKLQKLLDEHAAEPAAPTDVTTLPKADSNQNGNTNSDHYSDKEDEEIIPTEPEPVPVVEKPVRSRGKTPVTVRTSSRRQTKVVEEAITEETPKKASKSVVEDILANEINTPTGISATCRRPIRGAAGRPLKPSDYWLDESRVQRTVHTESRSYTEMYSQPISSTSSSKAPPRRGFLSLLIKLLLLIVVVGSLYYAYQNLSSDQIDVLKGLLDAVVVPVQSAVETAANYLGIGGSTAAAISSPDN
- the tmpob gene encoding thymopoietin b isoform X2, which codes for MAEFLEDPSVLTKDKLKNELTAHNVPLPSGDQKKEVYVQLYLKNLTIQNNKNSPPLDTFSSDEELPTPVVSNRSRSGRKATKKTDKPRTEEVEVTELTDEDLKQQLAKHGVDTGPIVASTRKVYEKKLQKLLDEHAAEPAAPTDVTTLPKADSNQNGNTNSDHYSDKEDEIIPTEPEPVPVVEKPVRSRGKTPVTVRTSSRRQTKVVEEAITEETPKKASKSVVEDILANEINTPTGISATCRRPIRGAAGRPLKPSDYWLDESRVQRTVHTESRSYTEMYSQPISSTSSSKAPPRRGFLSLLIKLLLLIVVVGSLYYAYQNLSSDQIDVLKGLLDAVVVPVQSAVETAANYLGIGGSTAAAISSPDN